CGCCCAGCTTGTTGCCCTTGCCGGTTGCCGCCGTCGGCGCGTCCGTCGCCTCCGTGGCGTCGGTCACCACGGACTGGAGCACGCACCGCCGCACGTCGCCCGCCCGCCCGCACGCTTCTCGCCGCGATCGCGTGCATCCACCAATCCACGGAGGTCGGGACGACCGCGAAACAGATGATATTTTTTTTTTACCGAAGTGCGCACGGGCACGAGGGGCCAGCCTAGCGTGGCCTAGCCTGCCTGGGCGGTGGGCGCCGAGCAGGCTGCCGGGGCCTCTACTCTCGCTCCTTTTGCACTCCGCCTTCAGATTCGCTTTTCATTTTCTGCCATTGTTTTGTGCCTGCCGCCCTTTGCGCGCACGTCCTGCTCGCCACGCATATTCCCGCGCACGTCCTGGGCCGGCCCGGCCGCCGTGCGTGTCCCTGTCCGCCGGTTCTTCTCTTCTTCCACCTTCAACCTTCCGTTATCTCTCTTTGTCGTTGCGGTTAAGCCAACCAAGTTCTACGCAAGTTAATGAGCCTAAGAAGCAGTTGTATAGTCTTTTCTCAAAGGATATAGCTCAGTGAAACGGGAAATTAGGAGTGAGGCGTTTTGgctctcggcctccatggaggccgtcTTTTCTGGAAAATTCAGAATttcgtcctgaaaatttacacacttgtgcattatgccaccatgtatatctatttttttcagaattttttgaaacgtaAGAATAAGAATTTGAACGAATTTCAATTTTTTCAAAAACCGACTTCATTGGAGCTCGCCCTCCAAAACGTATTTTCGGAAAAATAGCGCTTTCTTACCTAATTTTTCTTCGCAGGAACCTCATCTTCAAATCACACCTAGGGATAATTATGAGCCAGCTGTATGAGAAATGGCAAAAGAATTAAGAAAAAGTCAGATAAAAACATTAGCAAATGCATTCTTAATCGTTCAAAAAAAAAATAGTTTCAAATAAAAGCCAATTATGCATGGCGGATAAAAGTACTAGTGTATAATGATTTTTTTACTAAAGGAAAAGCCAGAAAATCAGTAACCGAAATGCCAGCTTCCAAAAAAACAAGAGTACTCCTAAAATGTCACATTCTTCGAGGGCGACCCTGCAAAATGGAACAGAGCCAAAAAACCCTCCTCTGGAGTCTCCTCCCACCTCGCCGATTATTTATCCCCTCCCACCCTGCCAACAAcggcctccgcctcctgctccgccgccgccggattcGCTCCCCCCACCGGCCGGCACCGACCGTTCCCGCACCACCGCGCCGCCTCCCTCCCGCCGGCCACCGTCGCTCTCCTCCCGCCCCCGCCCCAGCACGCGCGCGTCGTCGAGCACCACCAGTAACGCCTCCCCCCCGCACGAGGTCCACGCATCGGCATCCACCCATCCATCCACCTTTGACTGCCCAGTCCAGATTCCGCATCCAGATCTAGCCGCGCGCGCGATCCGGGGAGGGGGGCGATGAACGGTGGCATCGCTCCGCCGCCGGCCGCGGCCGCGacggaggcggagacggcggcgaccaCGCCGAGCCACCGGCGGCTGCCGGACTTCCTCCAGAGCGTGAACCTCAAGTACGTGAAGCTGGGGTACCACTACCTCATCACCCACCTcatcacgctgctgctgctgccgctcatGGCCGTCATCGTCCTCGAGGCCGGCCGCACCGACCCCGACGACCTCCGCCAGCTCTGGCTGCACCTCCAGTACAACCTCGTCTCCGtgctcgtcctctccgccgtcctCGTCTTCGGCGCCACCGTGTACGTGCTCACCCGCCCCCGCCCCGTCTACCTCGTCGACTTCGCCTGCTACAAGGCGCCCGACCACCTCAAGGTCGGCTTCCAGGAGTTCCTCCGCCACTCGGCGCTCTGCGGCTTCTCCAACGACGCCCTCGAGTTCCAGCGCAAGATCCtcgagcgctcggggctcagcgAGGAGACCTACTGCCCCGAGGGCATGCACGCCATCCCGCCCGAGCCCACCATGGCCAACGCCCGCGCCGAGGCCGAGTCCGTCATGTTCGGCGCGCTCGACAGCCTCTTCGCCGCCACCGGCGTCAAGCCCAAGGACGTCGGCATCCTCGTCGTCAACTGCAGCCTCTTCAACCCGACGCCCTCGCTCTCCGCCATGATCGTCAACCGGTACAAGCTCAGGGGCAACGTCCGGAGCTTCAACCTCGGCGGGATGGGCTGCAGCGCCGGCGTCATCGCCATCGACCTCGCCCGGGACATGCTCCAGGTGCACCGCGGCACCTACGCCGTGGTGGTGAGCACGGAGAACATCACGCAGAACTGGTACTTCGGCAACCGCAAGTCGATGCTCATCCCCAACTGCCTCTTCCGCGTCGGCTGCTCCGCGGTGCTCCTCTCCAACCgcggcgccgaccgccgccgcgccaAGTACAGCCTCAAGCACGTGGTGCGCACGCACAAGGGCGCCGACGACAAGGCCTTCAACTGCGTGTACCAGGAGCAGGACGGCGAGGGCAAGACGGGCGTCTCGCTCTCCAAGGACCTGATGGCGATCGCCGgcggggcgctcaagaccaacatcaCCACGCTGGGGCCGCTCGTGCTCCCCTTCAGCGAGCAGCTGCTCTTCTTCGCCACGCTGGTGTCCAAGAAGCTCTTCAACGCCAAGGTGAAGCCCTACATCCCGGACTTCAAGCTGGCGTTCGAGCACTTCTGCATCCACGCCGGCGGGCGCGCGGTGATCGACGAGCTGGAGAAGAACCTGCAGCTGCAGCCGGTGCACGTGGAGGCGTCCCGGATGACCCTGCACCGGTTCGGCAACACCTCCAGCAGCTCCATCTGGTACGAGCTGGCCTACATGGAGGCCAAGGGCCGCGTCCGGCGCGGCGACCGCATCTGGCAGATCGCCTTCGGCAGCGGGTTCAAGTGCAACAGCGCGGTGTGGCACGCCCTGCGCAACGTCAAGCCGTCGCCCAGCACCCCCTGGGACGACTGCATCGACCGCTACCCCGTGGAGCTCGTCGACGGCTTCCCCACCCACAACCACAAGCAGCAGCAATAGCATCCGCGCCCATCGCCATTGGAGCTCTTCCTGATACAGAAACCTCACTCAGAATGGATCAATTCAAATCCATTCATGGTTACCAGAGACATAATTAATGGGTAGTACTGCAAGAAGAATCTCCAGGCGTGGTGTAAGTCTGCTATGCTCTGCTCTGATCTGTATGAATGCAACTCTGTGCTCATCTTCAAGAAGATTTTGATTGCTGGTCTGTGTACTTGAGGTATCTGGACCAGCATCCTGCCCTGACCGACCCTGTGGTGGTAAGTTTTACTCCAGTCCAGTAGTAGCATAGCAGAGTGGTGGTGATGAGGAGGTCAATGAGATATGCCTGCTGTTGTGTTGTTGTATGTACATTTGTTGTCTCTTTTAGCAATTGCTGGGGATTTGCCATTCACCACAGACAGTGAGGGGTCCGTCCATAGGAGGGGCCAATCTTTATTTTTGGTTACATGAGAAATTAAGAGATTGATTCATGCTGGTTACAGGCAGTGTATTGTTATTGGTTCTGTCGACTGAACTATGGAGCATGTATTTGTCATGTTCGATCGATTTTCTTTTCTTCTGCTTCATTTTGCTGTATTACTGACCTTGATATATACGCCTCAAGTGGTTTTATTCCTTCAGTATTTTTCAACTTATCTCTGTTATACTTTAATCCCTTGAGCAAGACGATGGTGCTGCCGATTGTGATCTTGAACAAGAACAGACCGGCATCTGTTGGATCTTGCGTTGACGAATTTGCAGATTTCAGTTCTTCTTCTTTCATGTTGACATGGATGCACGGAGGCATATTTTCCTGAGGCCCAGGCATTATCTTGGTCTCTGATTTACTGTCAAGAGCATTTCTCTCCGGTGTTTCTGAACATTCTGAAGGGCAAATACAGATAGCGGGCTCATGCAGAACAGAGACGAAGATGATGCGTGTCAGCATCACAccggctctctctctctcgtgtccacTTCCTGCAACAGCGCAGCAGGTTCGGCATCGAATGCTCCGTGGATTCAATGGCGTTCATTCAATGTCGAACAATAATAACTGAGAATGTTCTTGTCAGGATCTAGATACTGCTGCTACTCCTACTCCACTCCACTGGAGGTTGATTTATGAAGGTTGGTACAGCATCTTGGACAGACTGTACCACGTGCGCCGCCCGGCCGCATCATCCTCGATGTTCGTACAGGCCTCCCATTCCAGATGTTTTGCTTTTTTTTTTGCAACCCGTTTCAGCTGCTCAATACTACCCCCTTGGTTCCAAAACAGGTGCCATGAATTTAGTTGAAATTTAAACTGAAACCAATGATAGTTATCTTAGAAACTAAAACCACAtcacttattttggaacgaaggaGGTATGAGACGTTTTAACtttttttctgaatcggatgtatatagacgcgtTTTAATGCGATACTCCATCCGTTTCTTTTCACTCTGCATATAAAATTTGTCAAAAGACAATCtctataaagtttgaccaaatttatattagaaaacatATCAACATCTACAGTACCAAATAAACATAATATTAAAATGTATTTCATGATGGGTCTAACGACATAGTTTTTGTAATGTGAAAGTTAAATAATTTCCGTAAACTTGGCCAGGCTTTGAAGAGTTTGACTCCAGACAAACCTTATaagaggagtaaaaagaaatggAGGAAAGGAGTACTAGTCAAATAAACAACTCCTCTTCTTTGCGCCCCTGCATTGGAACCCAATCCTCTATTGTtttttttttctcaaaaaggaggaTGACGCCCAGCCTCTGCATCAGGGTGATGCATACAACCATATTTTCAAATACCACGGATTGTATGCTAGAATCGAATAGTTTGCGCCCCAAAATACTGCAAATCATTTGAAATACCATTGGTTGTGTTCCACACACAAATGCAAAGACGGGAATCTCGAGCCTGAGAGCAAGAGAAGCTCCCGGCTCAGCACTCTAGGCTGGCCCTCGTGTTCGTTATCAAGCCCGCGGCCCCTccaacggcggagaagacgagaGGCCGGGCAACGTGCGGCGGTGTGTGATGACCGGCGACGGCGTGAAGGCGTCACCGCGGCGAGCAGCGTCGCGGTCACCGCACAAACatttccgaattacttgtcttagatttgtctagattaGTATTAAAACGAGTccagatacatccgtatctagagaaatacaagacaagtaatttggaacggagggagtacgtggaCGGCGAATTCGGTAGAGAAGAGTGGTGCGGTGCAAGGGGCGAGAAAGAGCCTTGCCTGTCACCCCGTCGCCGTCGGTTCTCGCTTCCCGGCTAGTCCTCGTGGAAGTCGAGGCGGATAGGCCCGGCCGTGGACGGCACTAGGAGTCCGATCACGGCTCAGGTCAGGTCAGGTCGGTCGCGACGTAGACGACCGCCGCTGATCCATACAAGGAAAAACTGATTGAAACGCACGCACACGCACGGTGTCTCCCCGTCCCGTGTGTTGCTGCTCCGATGATCGGGCGACGTCGACGGCTCCCTCCTGCCCTCCTGCTTGTGGCGTCGCGGGTTTTGCCATCCGTGCGTGAACGAACAATCACGACTTGACAGCCGAGCCTCCCTCGATTGATCACCACGtcttttttttttctcttcctttttacAAACAAACAATGAGCATTTCAATCCGCGAGAGAAACCGTGAATTTTCAACCTGGCCGGAGATGAATTGATGGAGCATATATACTACAGCCCCATGCAGACAAGTTGACAAGCGAGTAAACAGAGGTGGGGACACCTGGACGATGATGGTGCCTGTCAGTATCACAGCGGTTCCCGTGTCCACTTCACGCTACAATACACCAGGTTGGTCCAACAATAATGCTTCTACGAAGAATGTTcttgtctttggtggatttgctcggatctgttcgtcgttcgtctgTGTTCCTGAGTCTTCAGGTTGGATTCTTCTGATCTACACTATTCATCGAAGGCGGTTACTGTTCTGGTGCGTTagttctatggggccttagcacgacgactttccgactgtctactacaacaaggtttgcccggctccggcgatggaggggcgatgacagcggcgcgccttcggcttgcttcagtgcttgtagtcgtcgctaggtggtttacggatctggatgtaatttttaataTTTCTAGTGTTTGTTGTACTACCATGATCGAAGATGAATAGACTGGAAGTTTTTCCAAAAAAAAGGAtatagatttttttttttttgcggggagcaAGTAGATATAGATGCTCACTGGAACGTCCATTTGCTACGATCGACTGGCAGCTTCGCCAAACTGTACCACTGCTGCATGGATGGATTCATTGACCGTGCTCTTCGTTCATGCACCAAGATTCAGACATGGCATTTCAGATGTCTTTTTCTTGTTTATACTTGATTCATATTTTTACATGTTTTGCCTCGTATGTGTGTATGCTCGCTTCAGCTGCCGAATAGTCGTCCTCTTTTCGCTTCAAAATCAGTCAGTGGATGATGGCTCCTTCTCTACTGTAGTGTACCGGTCCACCCCACGTTATCGGGATCGAATCCAATCCTTCATGAAACTTGGGTTGCTCCCACAGGAACAAAGAAAACCACGGCATCCAGTTCTCCAGCGAAAGCTTGTGAAATCAACCAACCTTCTTTTGCCCGAAACAAATAACTTGAAATGTCACGCGTGAACTGTGATTGGATACATTCTCTTTCCTTGGACATAATACATCAGTGTGTTTCAAGGTCAGCTCAGACTCAAGGAAAAGTCTCGTTGAGAAAGTACTAGGCAGAGGCCCATGCTTTGGTCAAGAGGGAACGGCAAGCAAGCCAATGACGCGTACCACAGGTACCCGTCCTTGTCTCTCAAGATCGGCTTAGAATCGCACGACAAGTTTATCTACTGATATAGACAGTACAGTACGTGCCATCGGGCAATCTGATCGACCAGGAGCTACAGTACCACTGAAACCTACTAAAAAAAAAGTTTAGGAGGACAATTGACAGATCGTTACTCATCGATGAGTTTTTTTTGACGGTGCTACGGCGGGCTTATGCTGGCCCGAACCATTTTCATTATCATAAGAGGGACTGAGATACAACACAACAGCTACAGCAAGTAGCACCCAAGACACAAGAAGGAAAAGGAACACACTCAACACACACAAGAAGGAATAAAGAACAACAGAGAAGGAGCAGAAACAAGCTATGACAATTAACCAACACCAAGAACTTAGCACCGAACACCATTAAGCAGACCGAGAAGAAATGGGAAACTAGCATTGTTGGATCAGTCGAAAGGAGAATCAACACCGAGTAGACGTAGAGAAGAAGTTGCCTGCTGCACTGCAATCACTCTGCACCTTGAAGAGCTAGGAGAGTCGCAACCACCGTCGAAGGGCTTCCAACTGCCGAGGCACGACACGATAGAGAGAGCCGCAGACCGCGCCGAAGGGCAATGTTTCGCCGAGACAGCCCTGCACCTCCTCTGAGCCACACCACGGCCACCATCACAAATAGAGAGAACCAGAACACTATGCGAGGCAACCAAACCTCATGCGTCGCCGAAGGGCACCGAACTCCGAGACTTCACCGACGCCACGAGCCCCCAAAAGAGAGGTCAACAGATAGCACCAGGATGACCAAGGCAGTAGCCATACCCGTAGAtcgcttccaccaccaccaccagacaCCCCACATCCCCAGCCTGACCAATCGTGCTCGAGCCAAGACTAGAAACGACCAACAACGGATCACTGGCTCCAAGACTGCGCCCCCAAGGGGGTAACGTCATCGAGGACATCGTCGTAGTCCGACCCAACAGTGGAACTTAGGCTTTCGCCCGGAGCACATTGTAAGGATGAGCTGCGGGAGCTTCACAATGACTCCTCCAAGAAGGAAAAAATGGCGCCCAAAGGCGTCACCGTCATCGCTGTCGACACAAGGCCGACACGAGGCTTTTGCCTGAAGCATCACACCTCTAACCTCACCGCTCGAGGTGTTGGAATTTGGATATAAACAAACTTGAAGAAGGGCAGTTGTCGTTCAGGTCATGGTTGTTAGCTTAGGGTGTGTTGGTCGCCGGCGTCATCCTAGGTTATACGTCGTTGGACGCATCACCTTAGCACAACACAATCCCTGGCAGTTGGGGTTCAGACCTGAACCCCATGACCTGAACTACGTGATGCTCTGTTCCTTTGGCGGGAGCTTTAAGCTCACTGCGTCTCTGCAGCTACGTGATCGCAATCCCTGGCAGACTTCCATGACGGCGCGCCCTCGTCCATCACTATGGCATCcggcgagctctctctctctcccttcgtcGCCATCATCACCATGAGAACCTAAATCCAAACCCAGACCGCCGTCCTTATAGGTAGGTCACGGTGAGGAGGAAGGACTCGTCGCCATCACTGAGGCTGCAGAACTCGGGAAGTGCAGAAGGTCCAAATCGAAGCACTATAGCCCGTCCAGATAACCCAAGCCGAAGTCAAGATCATCTTCTCCCAAGGTAGCGGCGTCCATGGCACGAGTACGCACGTGGACGAAGATTGGGCCGGAGGACGGATAGATTGACGGGCTTGTGAGCGTGCTGAGAAGGCGGTGGATGGAGCTCCGGCCAGCGGCAGCTTgtatcactagtaggaaaaggggcttttacccccttctgtaagggccttttgtcccggttttcgaaccgggactaaagggtcgttactaaagccctaaccctttagtcctggttcttacatgaaccggagcagaaggtcctccacgtggccgctgctgccagcccaggcaggggggcctttggtcccggttggtgccaccaaccgggaccaataggcagggccttttgtcccggttggtgtcaccaaccgggaccaataggcatccacgcgtcagcatttcaggggctggggtttttgtttttttttgaaaggggggaggtgggggttttggggggttaatttaggtgtttcatatattgtgttagctagctaattaatagagagaagtgtcctctcttatctccgtgcttggtcgacgctacgtattatatacgtatggagaggactagacacgctagctagtaagcaaatgaagaaacagaagatcgtcatgaacatatgcatacagagagaagtgatatcgaccacctctccttctccgagagattggtcgaacaacaagttctcgtatatctatctgacactaccggctacatatatacaataattatctcttacaatataatctcctaattaaattgtaagaacacagggtccacatagtattctccattttcagcgatcacgtggtcaaggaagaatgccgccaattcctcttgaattgctcgcatacgatcttctgctaggagttcatcccgcatccgaaacatctaatttgaagaagggggtcaatacatatatatatgaataaatgaaactcgacacaaatgatggtaataaaataaaattgtgaatattattgcttacgcacttcatattgttcgtcagagtagccccgctcacaggtcgtgtggcggatagactcgcaaacgtagtatccacagaaatcattcccttgttcctgccacaaccactttacaagaaatagaggtcaatctaactgataagcaagcatgctaaatggtattgatgaaactagcgcttgaatcactaggagatgtgcggaacatgctactatagtacttactttcgggtgtctaaattgcagcttcttcggcagtcccggagcttttgtggtgaattttctccaaaccctgccagacaaagaaaacaattacttgatatcaggaaatgaacaaagttgctgatatggtggataatgatcgatttaacttacttctcgagcatttgagtcatgtccgcatagtcctggggatcttttcgtctcgagtctaagacggttactactccctgctcaagcttaatctctaggagaatatagtggaagctgcgcatgcatgcataagtcatcaattacattaccataacctggactaataagggaaaccgaatatgcacaagacagtaacactcacttgaagttgtaaggaaagagtattatatctttgttttgatttaataccaacgatcgtagcaagttggcctcggcttctttggcatgtttttcaaccgtatatgcatctatgagatttgtgttaatgaacccaatatcaccgatttgtcttttcttcaattcggcgatcttcaatctgcataatatagtgaggataattataaatacatgcaatgaaagagctgacctatatagagagacttaatgacagaagtagtactacttacagacagtagcaagtgatcgttgatttatcgagggccttttgattgaaaaactggaagaactcctcaaatggaacattcagcagttcaattccaacgaggtcatgctccggtttaactctcagcgtcaaagtattcatcccatcagactctctgcaggttttcatgtaccaatcatgtaatcttcgcatcatcgttgttagagatctttcatctttgacgagaggcttcctgtaatggtatttgtgttcgtccacctccatgatttcataatgtacatcgtcgggcaggtaatctccaagattgctataaccggccaccatcctcggatcattagcgacgatgtctttagacaccttgagcggggggcacgattggttcgcttgttcgccgagctgggcaatttttttcccagctcgtcgttcttttaacctttgatcactaacagtacttcccgaccgctccgcttcgacaaatgtctttgcaataatgcgctcatagttgcctttcggtggagactttggtggttttgtcagggcatccagagtgcgcttcgctttcaccggatctaccttctcctccggaggtggatgtttgtttgctttcaccccttcaaagaagttcttcacttcggctcgcatgatcttcgcgttctcctcctcggtcctctcgtatggtaacttctctagagtcttcagagaaggaccgaatctgtattgcctcccgcctctggcagctgtactgctagacgccggcagagtagacggagcggctgcggctgtcttctttccttgcttacgaggtggaggagaaggactacgacgcgccggagcagccgtagcggcggcgggtctcttccgcccttgctgatgaggcggagaaggaggaggctggctgctctggcacgccggcgcgggtggagaaggaggcggagtgccgccacgcgccggagaaggaggctgatgagtgccctgatcactcgccggaggaggaggcggaggaggaggcggagtgccgccacgcgccggagaaggaggctgagtgccctgatcactcgccggaggaggaggcggcggcggagtgcccttactcgccggaggcgtccagtacggaaggttaatgagctccttccgccataggcacgg
This DNA window, taken from Triticum aestivum cultivar Chinese Spring chromosome 1D, IWGSC CS RefSeq v2.1, whole genome shotgun sequence, encodes the following:
- the LOC123183181 gene encoding 3-ketoacyl-CoA synthase 4, encoding MNGGIAPPPAAAATEAETAATTPSHRRLPDFLQSVNLKYVKLGYHYLITHLITLLLLPLMAVIVLEAGRTDPDDLRQLWLHLQYNLVSVLVLSAVLVFGATVYVLTRPRPVYLVDFACYKAPDHLKVGFQEFLRHSALCGFSNDALEFQRKILERSGLSEETYCPEGMHAIPPEPTMANARAEAESVMFGALDSLFAATGVKPKDVGILVVNCSLFNPTPSLSAMIVNRYKLRGNVRSFNLGGMGCSAGVIAIDLARDMLQVHRGTYAVVVSTENITQNWYFGNRKSMLIPNCLFRVGCSAVLLSNRGADRRRAKYSLKHVVRTHKGADDKAFNCVYQEQDGEGKTGVSLSKDLMAIAGGALKTNITTLGPLVLPFSEQLLFFATLVSKKLFNAKVKPYIPDFKLAFEHFCIHAGGRAVIDELEKNLQLQPVHVEASRMTLHRFGNTSSSSIWYELAYMEAKGRVRRGDRIWQIAFGSGFKCNSAVWHALRNVKPSPSTPWDDCIDRYPVELVDGFPTHNHKQQQ